In a single window of the Litorilituus sediminis genome:
- a CDS encoding trypsin-like peptidase domain-containing protein — protein sequence MAIALLLLVPELRPSGNSSLTNLLTNPNQAEQKPLSFAQAVSKASPAVVNIYSEKIETTPRYGGQPQTSTRLGSGVIMESQGYILTNYHVIQQADLIIVLLQNGQRYPGELIGYDIPTDLAVIKVNASNLPVIPQQVNQQSFAGDIVLAIGNPLNLGQTVTQGIISATGRNGLSNTSYLQFLQMDAAINDGNSGGALINTNGTLVGINSAKFTQTNIQLNIQGISFAVPYQLAYKVMQQIIENGKVVRGWLGISARDYYTDVKGFAIEGVTENSPAQAAGIRVGDVIYQIGEHPITSISQALDIIAETTPNSELTIKMYRQSRPIQTQVTIVELAN from the coding sequence TTGGCTATCGCCCTATTATTGCTCGTACCCGAGTTACGACCCAGTGGTAATTCCAGCCTGACTAATTTATTAACCAATCCAAACCAAGCCGAGCAAAAACCATTGTCATTTGCCCAGGCTGTTAGTAAGGCAAGCCCTGCTGTAGTTAACATCTATTCTGAAAAAATAGAAACAACCCCTCGATATGGCGGCCAACCACAAACAAGCACGCGCTTAGGCTCTGGCGTAATAATGGAAAGCCAAGGCTACATTTTAACTAATTATCATGTTATTCAGCAGGCCGACCTTATTATCGTGCTATTACAAAACGGTCAACGTTATCCTGGGGAATTGATCGGCTATGATATACCAACAGATCTTGCCGTGATCAAAGTGAACGCCAGCAACCTACCTGTTATTCCACAGCAAGTAAATCAACAATCATTTGCAGGAGATATTGTTTTAGCTATTGGTAATCCGTTAAATCTTGGTCAAACTGTAACACAAGGCATTATCAGTGCTACAGGTCGAAATGGCCTAAGCAACACCAGCTATTTGCAGTTTCTCCAAATGGATGCTGCTATTAATGATGGTAATTCTGGTGGTGCATTAATTAACACCAATGGCACGCTAGTTGGCATTAATTCGGCTAAATTCACCCAAACCAATATACAACTAAATATTCAAGGAATTTCTTTTGCTGTCCCCTACCAGCTTGCTTATAAAGTAATGCAGCAAATTATTGAAAATGGCAAAGTGGTTCGCGGCTGGTTAGGTATTTCAGCACGAGATTATTATACCGACGTTAAAGGCTTTGCCATTGAAGGTGTCACTGAAAATAGTCCAGCTCAAGCGGCAGGGATTCGCGTTGGCGATGTCATTTATCAAATTGGCGAACACCCTATTACCAGTATTAGCCAAGCATTAGATATCATTGCTGAGACAACACCAAATAGCGAATTAACCATTAAAATGTACCGACAAAGTAGGCCAATACAAACACAAGTAACTATAGTTGAGTTAGCTAATTAG
- a CDS encoding Do family serine endopeptidase, with amino-acid sequence MKKLSIVISAALLSSSLALSSAPAIAAFPSSVDGQAMPSLAPMLDKATPAVVSIAVKGTHKVQQNVPDAFKFFFGNRGQGQAPERPFRGLGSGVIIDGDEGYIVTNNHVINNADEIIITLKDGRQLEATKLGADEESDIALLQIKADKLTEIKIADSDDLRVGDFAVAIGSPFGLGQTVTSGIVSALGRSNLNIENYEDFIQTDAAINSGNSGGALVNLRGELIGINTAILGPNGGNVGIGFAIPSNMMHNLVKQIIEFGEVRRGILGVSGRSVNGEIAKAMELETSQGAFIEMVAPNSAAAEAGLKAGDVITKINGKTIRSFSELRGKIGSIGADQKVKLTIIRDGEDEVFTVKLKQSQGSNIAAASIHRMLEGAKLVNDEDNNAIVIEEIAPQSPAQIAGLREGDLITGVNRKRIKNIVQLREYLKDKKGVIALNIVRDNQAQYLMIR; translated from the coding sequence ATGAAAAAATTATCTATTGTTATCAGCGCAGCCTTACTTTCCTCTTCTTTGGCCTTATCAAGCGCACCAGCTATTGCAGCATTTCCAAGTAGTGTCGACGGACAAGCCATGCCTAGCCTTGCTCCTATGCTAGATAAAGCAACACCCGCGGTTGTTAGCATTGCGGTAAAGGGAACTCATAAAGTTCAACAAAACGTTCCTGATGCATTCAAATTTTTCTTTGGTAATCGCGGACAAGGACAAGCCCCTGAAAGACCATTTCGCGGCTTAGGCTCAGGCGTTATTATTGATGGTGATGAAGGCTATATCGTAACCAATAACCACGTTATTAATAATGCCGATGAGATTATCATTACCTTAAAAGATGGTCGTCAGCTAGAAGCAACAAAATTAGGGGCTGATGAAGAAAGTGATATCGCGCTATTACAAATAAAAGCCGATAAACTAACAGAAATTAAAATAGCAGACTCTGATGACTTACGCGTTGGTGATTTTGCTGTTGCCATTGGTAGCCCATTCGGTTTAGGGCAAACCGTAACTTCAGGTATTGTGAGTGCGCTAGGTCGTAGTAACCTAAATATCGAAAATTACGAAGACTTTATCCAAACAGATGCCGCAATAAACAGTGGTAATTCAGGTGGTGCCTTAGTTAATTTACGTGGTGAATTAATCGGTATTAATACTGCAATATTAGGGCCTAATGGCGGTAATGTGGGTATTGGCTTTGCCATTCCAAGTAATATGATGCACAACCTAGTTAAGCAAATCATTGAGTTTGGCGAAGTCAGACGCGGTATTTTGGGTGTCTCTGGTCGTAGCGTAAACGGTGAAATCGCTAAAGCTATGGAGCTAGAAACCAGTCAAGGTGCCTTTATTGAAATGGTTGCTCCCAATTCTGCCGCTGCCGAAGCAGGCCTAAAAGCTGGTGATGTTATTACTAAGATTAATGGCAAAACTATTCGTAGTTTTAGTGAGTTACGCGGCAAAATTGGCTCTATTGGCGCCGATCAAAAAGTAAAATTAACTATTATCCGTGATGGCGAAGATGAAGTATTCACCGTCAAGCTTAAACAATCTCAAGGTAGCAATATTGCTGCAGCAAGTATTCATCGTATGCTTGAAGGGGCGAAGTTAGTCAATGATGAAGACAATAATGCCATTGTTATTGAAGAGATAGCGCCACAATCACCAGCACAAATCGCTGGCCTTAGAGAAGGCGACTTAATCACAGGTGTTAACCGCAAACGTATCAAAAACATTGTGCAATTGCGCGAATACTTAAAAGATAAAAAAGGTGTAATTGCCTTGAACATTGTTCGAGATAACCAAGCCCAATATTTAATGATTCGATAA